One region of Eupeodes corollae chromosome 1, idEupCoro1.1, whole genome shotgun sequence genomic DNA includes:
- the LOC129940942 gene encoding COP9 signalosome complex subunit 9 produces MKPTLAADEMFPEGAGFMDLEESGSSSGILMDLATNEKHVHADFYNDFEDLFDDDDELTLNP; encoded by the exons ATGAAACCCACCCTGGCAGCAGATGAAATGTTTCCAGAGGGAGCTGGTTTCATGGATCTCgaagaa TCAGGGAGTTCTTCGGGAATCCTCATGGATCTGGCTACCAATGAGAAGCATGTTCATGCTGATTTCTACAATGACTTTGAAGATCTAttcgacgatgacgatgaattAACTCTAAATCCCTAA
- the LOC129938491 gene encoding UPF0587 protein CG4646, with translation MVRVGLQINATLENVEELETCHPNYSFFIKIKCTNCGEESDKWHDITESERTQQDSRNPDGFNFYMKCKMCSRENTIDVVEKTNVKYTQDDSGKFKTIVIFDCRGAEPTAFSPRIGWIVKSSENGQTFEDVDLSEDDWVEYDQKNNNSVGIYEFSSQFIKLKK, from the exons ATGGTCCGTGTAGGTCTTCAAATAAACGCCACCTTAGAAAATGTCGAAGAGCTAGAAACTTGCCATCCGAACTATTCgtttttcatcaaaatcaaatgcACCAATTGTGGTGAGGAATCCGACAAATGGCATGATATCACTGAATCCGAACGAACTCAGCAGGACTCCCGTAATCCTGATGGCTTCAATTTCTACATGAAATGTAAAATGTGTTCACGAGAGAACACAATTGATGTTGTGGAAAAAACCAATG TAAAATACACCCAAGACGATTCaggcaaatttaaaacaattgtcaTTTTCGACTGCCGTGGCGCCGAACCAACTGCATTCTCTCCTCGCATCGGTTGGATTGTAAAATCCTCGGAAAATGGACAAACATTCGAGGATGTAGATCTCTCTGAAGACGATTGGGTTGAATACGATCAAAAGAATAACAATTCCGTTGGAATTTATGAATTCTCAtctcaatttattaaattaaaaaaataa